A single genomic interval of Pyrus communis chromosome 5, drPyrComm1.1, whole genome shotgun sequence harbors:
- the LOC137734525 gene encoding uncharacterized protein — MASVVWQNLHKHLLDSVLERLESPKDYFRFSIVCKWWYSVANHNYDERAKVTTPVLLMIQTAKRGTWSLCDVMQNKVLAFHVQVPNVRFCGSSKGWLIYVDKDSVVTLVNPFFRVKGTRKKENSIIRLPPLIGPGIVPGLKKWNWSYSYYFAYKAIISADPVLCADNYIVAVICEGYCHMAFIRPSKDTTWTFVDDSRHIIEVVVPVKDQVYGVDQRNHNLVAFDTTLQQKWPLRTINYQCPLRPKSTNNFAHRPIATMQQIYLYLCPLRASPLIRGHDTRMCARKVEHK, encoded by the coding sequence ATGGCTTCTGTAGTTTGGCAGAATTTGCATAAGCACCTTTTAGATTCCGTCTTGGAGAGATTGGAGTCGCCAAAGGATTATTTCCGTTTCAGCATTGTTTGTAAGTGGTGGTATTCTGTAGCAAATCATAACTACGATGAACGTGCTAAGGTGACAACTCCAGTGCTCTTGATGATTCAGACTGCAAAAAGAGGAACATGGTCGTTGTGCGACGTCATGCAGAATAAGGTCCTTGCTTTTCACGTACAGGTTCCGAACGTGCGATTCTGCGGCTCTTCAAAGGGATGGTTGATATATGTGGACAAGGATTCTGTGGTAACCCTAGTCAATCCATTCTTTAGGGTTAAAGGGacgagaaagaaagaaaattccaTCATTCGCCTTCCTCCACTCATCGGCCCCGGCATTGTTCCAGGATTGAAAAAATGGAACTGGTCTTATAGCTACTATTTTGCCTACAAAGCTATAATTTCAGCAGACCCTGTATTATGTGCAGACAATTACATTGTTGCGGTGATATGCGAGGGATATTGTCACATGGCTTTTATTAGACCCAGCAAAGACACAACATGGACCTTTGTTGACGATAGTCGGCATATAATTGAAGTTGTTGTTCCTGTTAAAGATCAAGTTTATGGCGTTGATCAACGCAACCACAATCTTGTCGCTTTTGATACTACACTACAACAAAAATGGCCACTGCGCACAATAAATTATCAGTGCCCTTTGAGGCCAAAAAGCACCAATAATTTTGCCCATAGACCAATAGCAACAATGCAACAAATATATTTGTATCTGTGCCCTCTACGGGCGTCACCTTTGATTAGAGGGCACGATACGCGCATGTGTGCTCGAAAAGTTGAGCACAAATAA
- the LOC137735201 gene encoding F-box protein SKIP23-like produces MASVVWQSLHKHLLDSVLERLESPKDYLHFSIVCKWWYSVAKDNYNPRAKVTTPVLLLIQTAKRGTWSLCDVMQNKVLDFHVQVPNVRFCGSSKGWLIYVDKDSVVTLVNPFFRVKRTRKKENSIIRLPPLISGVPPLKTWDSSISYYFAYKAILSADPVLCADNYIVVVICEVYCQLAFIRPGKDTTWTFVADSRHIIEDVVPVEDEFYGVDQGRRKLVAFDTSAQYKCNVILDVGNTEEVPAKRYLVDLNEKRFLMVERYGNVIDGRRMTYQFRIFEMKSHKCEWTEIYDLGDVALFVGDNSSIALAASKYSGCQPNCIYFYHDNISQGAFQPMKSHDFGVYTVKDQSFSQPYPEDIMTLMQMTSRPPIWVERPFKL; encoded by the coding sequence ATGGCTTCAGTAGTTTGGCAAAGTTTGCATAAGCATCTTTTAGATTCCGTCTTGGAGAGATTGGAGTCGCCAAAGGATtatttgcatttcagcattgtTTGTAAGTGGTGGTATTCTGTGGCAAAGGATAACTACAATCCGCGTGCTAAGGTGACAACTCCAGTGCTCTTGCTGATTCAGACTGCAAAAAGAGGCACATGGTCGTTGTGCGATGTCATGCAGAATAAGGTCCTTGATTTTCACGTACAGGTTCCAAACGTGCGATTCTGCGGCTCTTCAAAGGGATGGTTGATATACGTGGACAAGGATTCTGTAGTAACCCTGGTTAATCCATTCTTTAGGGTTAAAAGGacgagaaagaaagaaaattccaTCATTCGCCTTCCTCCACTCATCAGCGGTGTTCCACCATTGAAGACTTGGGATTCATCTATCAGCTACTATTTTGCCTACAAAGCCATACTTTCAGCAGACCCTGTATTATGTGCAGACAATTACATTGTTGTGGTGATATGCGAGGTATACTGTCAATTGGCTTTTATTAGACCCGGTAAAGACACAACATGGACCTTTGTTGCTGATAGTCGGCATATAATTGAAGATGTTGTTCCTGTTGAAGATGAATTTTACGGTGTTGATCAAGGAAGACGCAAGCTTGTAGCTTTTGATACTAGTGCTCAGTACAAGTGCAATGTAATATTGGATGTAGGCAACACGGAAGAAGTGCCAGCCAAGAGATACCTTGTGGATTTAAATGAGAAAAGATTTTTAATGGTTGAAAGGTATGGGAATGTTATAGATGGGAGACGAATGACTTATCAGTTCAGAATTTTTGAAATGAAGTCTCACAAGTGTGAGTGGACTGAAATATACGACTTGGGTGATGTTGCTCTCTTCGTTGGTGATAACTCTTCGATAGCTTTGGCGGCTTCGAAATATTCAGGATGTCAACCCAACTGCATATACTTCTACCACGACAACATTAGTCAAGGAGCCTTCCAACCCATGAAATCTCATGATTTTGGTGTGTACACCGTGAAGGATCAAAGCTTTTCGCAACCTTACCCAGAAGATATTATGACCCTTATGCAGATGACCAGTCGACCTCCAATTTGGGTTGAGCGACCTTTTAAGCTCTAA
- the LOC137735430 gene encoding protein IQ-DOMAIN 23-like: protein MGFFRRLFGPKRPKNIPSPTNKHTTKEKSQKTTSGSNKHKPGASTSSPAAQEWAGLDANEHAIAVAAATAAVAEAALAAAHAAAEVVRLTNGAPPGTSSQVSLPVAAPSTFRRHLAAVKIQSTFRRYLARRALRALKSLVKLQALVRGHIVRKQSADMLRRMQTLVRVQARARATRSLLSESLHSSSKSSLSYHPLPESPDKIGYQHRVYSSKVDGPSILQRCGSNSTVRDAINLDRRRLASGWLDQWMEESAWDNRGDGSLRYEHSDDVKVDKILEVDTWKSHLGSQRRPQTCETAHRVLSSDRYNPGFMTYDSPSKRSTKGSNFNTPQAPIDVVSLRSLKYPLATDEAAFRTTKNSPQAFSASSRPGSSGRRGHPFTQARSECSWGFFNGYAGYPNYMANTESFRAKVRSQSAPRQRLEFDKYGLSKKSVPEFWDAGTYSDTSFAEDGDLRNRAFFSPSRLNRVRSSNPR, encoded by the exons ATGGGATTTTTCCGGCGACTCTTCGGCCCCAAACGGCCCAAAAACATCCCGTCTCCGACGAACAAGCACACCACCAAGGAAAAGAGTCAGAAGACTACTTCTGGGTCTAACAAGCACAAGCCCGGCGCCTCCACGTCATCACCTGCTGCTCAGGAATGGGCGGGCCTGGACGCCAACGAGCATGCCATAGCCGTAGCAGCCGCTACTGCCGCCGTCGCTGAGGCTGCTCTCGCGGCGGCTCATGCGGCGGCTGAGGTCGTCCGCCTCACTAATGGCGCTCCACCAGGGACCTCCTCGCAAGTCAGCCTTCCCGTGGCGGCGCCTTCAACCTTCCGCCGCCATCTCGCCGCGGTGAAGATACAGTCCACTTTCCGGCGATATCTG GCAAGAAGGGCCCTAAGAGCACTCAAATCACTGGTGAAGCTTCAAGCTTTGGTGAGAGGTCACATTGTGAGAAAGCAATCGGCAGACATGCTCAGGCGTATGCAGACACTGGTCCGAGTCCAAGCCCGAGCGCGTGCAACTCGATCGCTCTTGTCTGAATCTCTACATTCTAGCAGCAAATCCTCCCTATCGTATCACCCG CTGCCAGAAAGCCCTGACAAAATTGGATACCAGCACCGCGTATATAGCAGCAAAGTTGACGGGCCCTCGATACTGCAG agatgtggttcaaattcaactGTAAGGGATGCCATAAATCTAGACAGACGACGGCTGGCGTCAGGTTGGTTAGACCAGTGGATGGAAGAAAGTGCATGGGACAACCGCGGAGATGGTTCACTGAGATATGAGCATTCAGATGATGTGAAGGTTGACAAAATTCTTGAAGTAGATACTTGGAAGTCTCACTTGGGCTCCCAGCGTAGACCCCAAACCTGTGAAACAGCACATCGCGTTCTGTCTTCAGATCGTTACAACCCAGGTTTTATGACATATGACTCTCCATCAAAACGCTCGACAAAAGGATCAAACTTCAACACACCTCAAGCTCCTATCGATGTTGTTTCACTGCGATCTCTGAAATATCCCTTGGCAACAGATGAAGCAGCTTTTAGGACCACCAAGAACAGCCCACAAGCATTTTCTGCCTCCTCTAGACCTGGAAGCAGTGGTAGAAGAGGTCATCCCTTCACGCAGGCAAGGAGTGAGTGCTCGTGGGGTTTCTTTAATGGGTATGCCGGTTACCCTAACTACATGGCTAACACGGAATCATTCCGCGCAAAGGTCAGGTCACAAAGTGCCCCTAGGCAAAGGCTTGAGTTTGATAAATATGGTTTGTCCAAGAAGTCTGTTCCGGAGTTTTGGGATGCAGGAACTTATTCAGATACGAGTTTTGCTGAGGATGGTGACCTCCGAAATAGAGCCTTTTTCAGCCCTAGCCGCCTGAATAGAGTCCGAAGCTCCAATCCACGGTGA
- the LOC137733178 gene encoding RHOMBOID-like protein 2: MPAACEDVENRRAKNRARQQSYSSSSYGVDDSEAQWTSWLVPMIVVANLGVFLLVMYVNNCPKNNYAAAQGKCTARFLGRLSFQPLKENPLFGPSSSTLEKLGALEWTKVVHKHQGWRLVTCIWLHAGIIHLVANMLSLVFIGIRLEQQFGFVRVGIIYLLCGFGGSILSSLFIRKNISVGASGALFGLLGAMLSELITNWTIYTNKVAALLTLLIIVVINLAVGILPHVDNFAHIGGFLTGFLIGFVLMPRPRFGWLENPNLPAGVKVVKSKYKGYQYVLWILSLVLLIVGFTFALLMLHRGENGNDRCHWCHYLSCVPTSRWHCEEN; encoded by the exons atgcCTGCAGCTTGTGAAGATGTGGAAAACAGGCGAGCGAAAAACAGAGCAAGACAGCAGAGCTACTCGTCGTCCTCGTACGGGGTCGATGATTCGGAAGCCCAGTGGACTTCTTGGTTGGTGCCAATGATTGTTGTCGCCAATCTTGGAGTCTTTCTGTTGGTCATGTACGTCAATAACTGTCCCAAGAACAATTATGCGGCCGCGCAGgggaagtgcacggcaaggtttCTCGGGCGGTTGTCGTTTCAGCCTCTGAAGGAGAACCCTCTATTCGGTCCTTCTTCCTCCAC ATTAGAGAAGTTAGGGGCTTTGGAGTGGACCAAAGTTGTGCATAAGCATCAGGGATGGAGGCTGGTCACTTGCATTTGGTTGCATGCTGGCATAATCCACCTGGTTGCTAACATGCTCAGCCTTGTCTTCATCGGAATCCGCCTTGAGCAGCAATTCGGATTTG TAAGAGTTGGAATTATATATCTGCTGTGTGGATTTGGAGGGAGCATACTTTCCTCGCTTTTTATTCGAAAGAACATCTCCGTTGGTGCCTCTGGTGCGCTTTTCGGGCTTCTCGGAGCAATGCTTTCAGAACTAATTACAAATTGGACCATCTACACCAACAAG GTTGCAGCCCTTCTCACACTTTTAATCATCGTTGTCATAAACCTTGCCGTTGGAATTTTACCACACGTAGATAACTTTGCTCACATTGGCGGTTTTCTTACGGGTTTCCTCATCGGCTTTGTCTTGATGCCCCGCCCTCGCTTTGGGTGGTTGGAGAACCCGAATCTTCCTGCCGGAGTCAAAGTCGTCAAGTCCAAGTACAAGGGATACCAATATGTGCTATGGATACTCTCTCTCGTTCTGCTCATCGTCGGATTCACATTTGCATTGTTGATGCTCCACCGCGGAGAGAACGGAAATGACCGTTGCCATTGGTGTCACTACCTCAGCTGTGTTCCCACATCTAGATGGCATTGTGAAGAAAATTAA
- the LOC137735270 gene encoding homeobox-leucine zipper protein ANTHOCYANINLESS 2-like, with the protein MSLGGLIRSSGGGNSGGGRGRVVAEIAPHARSFMPSGTIAHPHFLSSPIPNPMQTSSAALSLSIQKMDGHSELGFAENFDPGIIGRLRDDEHESKSGSDNFEGASGDDQEGGGGDQPPRKKKYHRHTPNQIQELENFFKECPHPDEKQRSELSRRLGLESKQVKFWFQNRRTQMKTQLERHENIILRQENDKLIAENGVMKDAISNPVCNNCGGPAIPGQISFDEHQLRIENARLKEELNRICAMANKLPISSLGIPGSILNATSGLELGVGRNGMDGMNAVSAGLPMGFDLGDGISSSSPMIPPVKTSSGMMGNEVPFERSMYIDLALAAMDELVKMVQVDSPLWIKSSDGTDILNIEEYQAFSCIGMKPSSLVTEATRDTCVVIVNSLALVETLMDANRWAEMFQCLVARASTIDMISNGIDGTRNGALQLMYAELQMLSPMVPVRPLKFLRFCKQHAEGVWAVVDVSIDINQEVPNTNPFVDYRRLPSGCVVQDMPNNCSKVTWIEHTEYDENIVHHLFRETLRSGMGFGAQRWLATLQRQGESLAFLISSANSNEDLSGIDVSGKKSMLKLAQRMVDNFCAGISASSVRKWDKLCFENVSEDVRVMARKSMNDPGEPPGIVLSVATTVWLPVSRHRVFEFLRDEQFRKDWDILSSGVPMQRIVQIGKGQGDANGVSLLRANAPNANSNMLILQETWTDPTGSLVVYAPVDTESINVVMRGGDSAYVALLPSGFAILPGGSPGYGVVKSEGNGYDGSGGCLLTVAFQILVSSLPTAKINMESVETVSTLISCTIQRIKSTLLAA; encoded by the exons ATGAGTTTGGGAGGTTTGATCCGCAGCAGCGGGGGTGGAAATAGTGGAGGTGGGAGAGGAAGAGTTGTGGCTGAAATTGCTCCACATGCCCGATCCTTCATGCCTAGTGGCACCATTGCACACCCACACTTTCTCTCTTCCCCAATCCCCAATCCTATGCAGACTTCCTCCgctgccctctctctctccatt CAGAAGATGGACGGTCACAGTGAACTTGGTTTCGCTGAGAATTTCGACCCCGGGATCATCGGAAGGCTGAGGGATGATGAGCACGAGAGCAAGTCGGGGAGTGATAACTTTGAGGGCGCATCTGGGGATGATCAGGAGGGCGGCGGAGGCGACCAACCGCCGAGGAAGAAGAAGTACCATAGGCACACTCCTAACCAAATCCAAGAACTTGAAAA tTTTTTCAAAGAGTGTCCTCATCCGGATGAGAAGCAAAGGTCGGAGCTCAGCCGGCGTCTCGGCTTAGAGTCGAAGCAAGTCAAGTTCTGGTTTCAGAACAGAAGAACTCAGATGAAG ACACAACTCGAACGCCACGAGAATATAATTCTCAGGCAAGAGAATGACAAGCTGATAGCTGAGAATGGTGTGATGAAGGATGCTATTTCAAACCCAGTTTGCAACAATTGTGGTGGCCCGGCCATTCCTGGTCAAATATCGTTTGATGAACACCAGCTTAGGATTGAGAATGCTCGATTGAAGGAAGAACTGAACCGGATATGTGCCATGGCGAACAAGTTGCCCATCTCCTCCTTGGGCATTCCTGGCTCTATTCTGAATGCAACCTCCGGTTTGGAACTTGGGGTTGGAAGGAATGGGATGGATGGTATGAATGCTGTGAGCGCTGGGTTGCCAATGGGGTTTGATTTAGGAGATGGGATTTCAAGCTCTTCCCCTATGATCCCTCCAGTTAAGACCTCGTCGGGCATGATGGGGAATGAGGTACCATTTGAGAGATCTATGTACATAGATCTTGCATTGGCAGCTATGGATGAATTGGTGAAGATGGTTCAGGTAGATAGCCCCCTGTGGATCAAAAGTTCAGATGGGACAGATATATTGAACATTGAGGAGTACCAGGCATTTTCTTGCATTGGTATGAAACCTAGCAGCCTTGTAACTGAAGCCACAAGGGACACTTGTGTCGTAATAGTAAACAGCTTGGCTCTCGTTGAGACATTGATGGATGCG AATCGATGGGCAGAAATGTTTCAGTGTTTGGTCGCTCGAGCCTCCACCATTGATATGATATCCAACGGCATCGATGGGACCAGAAATGGTGCTCTTCAACTG ATGTATGCTGAGCTTCAAATGCTATCCCCTATGGTCCCTGTCCGTCCGCTGAAGTTCCTCCGTTTTTGCAAGCAACATGCAGAGGGTGTATGGGCTGTGGTTGATGTTTCCATTGACATCAATCAAGAAGTTCCCAACACAAACCCGTTTGTGGACTACCGGAGGCTTCCTTCTGGATGCGTTGTGCAAGATATGCCTAACAATTGCTCCAAG gtaACATGGATTGAGCACACTGAATATGATGAGAATATTGTCCACCACCTCTTCCGGGAAACACTGCGTTCGGGTATGGGCTTTGGGGCGCAGAGATGGCTTGCCACTCTGCAAAGGCAAGGTGAGAGCCTGGCATTCCTCATTTCGTCAGCCAACTCCAATGAAGATCTCTCAG GGATAGATGTCAGCGGTAAGAAAAGCATGCTAAAGCTTGCACAGCGTATGGTGGATAACTTCTGTGCTGGGATTTCTGCCTCGTCTGTGCGCAAGTGGGACAAACTTTGCTTTGAAAATGTTAGTGAAGATGTGAGGGTTATGGCCCGGAAGAGTATGAATGACCCCGGCGAGCCACCAGGGATTGTGTTGAGTGTCGCAACAACTGTTTGGCTTCCGGTATCAAGGCATAGGGTGTTTGAGTTTTTGCGGGATGAACAGTTCAGGAAGGACTGGGACATTCTGTCCAGCGGTGTTCCAATGCAACGCATTGTCCAAATTGGCAAGGGCCAAGGAGATGCCAATGGTGTTTCTCTTCTTCGTGCTAAC GCGCCAAATGCTAACAGTAACATGCTGATATTGCAAGAGACGTGGACTGACCCTACAGGCTCACTTGTAGTGTATGCACCGGTTGACACAGAATCAATAAATGTTGTGATGCGCGGTGGAGATTCTGCCTATGTAGCTCTTCTGCCATCAGGGTTTGCAATCCTTCCTGGTGGCTCGCCTGGCTACGGAGTGGTCAAATCTGAAGGCAATGGCTATGATGGCAGTGGCGGATGCTTGCTGACTGTTGCATTCCAAATTCTGGTTAGCAGCCTTCCTACGGCCAAAATCAACATGGAGTCGGTTGAGACGGTTAGCACTCTCATATCTTGCACCATTCAGAGGATAAAATCGACTCTTCTAGCAGCGTAA